The proteins below come from a single Peromyscus maniculatus bairdii isolate BWxNUB_F1_BW_parent chromosome 13, HU_Pman_BW_mat_3.1, whole genome shotgun sequence genomic window:
- the Pid1 gene encoding PTB-containing, cubilin and LRP1-interacting protein isoform X5: MWQPATERLQVTYLGKVSTTGMQFLSGCTEKPVIELWKKHTLAREDVFPANALLEIRPFQVWLHHLDHKGEATVHMDTFQVARIAYCTADHNVSPNIFAWVYREINDDLSYQMDCHAVQCESKLEAKKLAHAMMEAFRKTFHSMKSDGRIHRSSSSEEASQELESDDG, encoded by the coding sequence GTCACCTATCTGGGGAAAGTCTCCACCACAGGCATGCAGTTTTTATCTGGCTGCACCGAGAAGCCAGTCATTGAGCTCTGGAAGAAACACACACTGGCCCGAGAAGACGTTTTTCCAGCCAACGCCCTCCTAGAGATCCGTCCATTCCAAGTGTGGCTTCATCACCTTGACCACAAGGGTGAGGCAACGGTGCACATGGATACCTTCCAGGTAGCTCGCATTGCCTACTGCACAGCTGACCACAATGTGAGCCCCAACATCTTCGCCTGGGTGTACAGAGAGATCAATGATGACCTGTCTTACCAGATGGACTGCCATGCTGTGCAATGTGAGAGCAAGCTGGAGGCCAAGAAGCTGGCACATGCCATGATGGAGGCCTTCAGGAAGACTTTCCACAGTATGAAGAGTGATGGGCGGATCCACAGGAGCAGCTCCTCTGAAGAGGCTTCCCAGGAATTAGAatctgatgatggctga